One Argiope bruennichi chromosome 5, qqArgBrue1.1, whole genome shotgun sequence DNA segment encodes these proteins:
- the LOC129968139 gene encoding NADH dehydrogenase [ubiquinone] 1 alpha subcomplex assembly factor 2-like translates to MSQGRSVWRMIINNFIKSFKLLPPDGKLVGQDHLGNKYYEASANRHSMRKAGNRWFEPKVEGEWQQNLPAEWEAWLRGRRRDAPTEEEVMQNLALAQTKKIKGDEIAARDQAASHSSTLEEKPRFPKLEDYEKEPGQFSDRKTY, encoded by the exons ATGTCACAAGGAAGAAGTGTGTGGcgaatgattattaataattttataaagtcatttaaattGTTACCCCCAGATGGAAAACTAGTAGGCCAAGACCATTTAGGAAATAAGTATTATGAAGCTTCTGCAa atcGCCATTCAATGAGAAAAGCAGGAAATCGTTGGTTTGAGCCTAAAGTAGAAGGAGAATGGCAGCAAAATTTGCCTGCTGAATGGGAAG CATGGCTTCGAGGGCGACGTCGAGATGCACCAACTGAAGAA GAAGTAATGCAAAATTTAGCACTTGCTCAAACGAAGAAGATAAAAGGAGATGAAATTGCTGCTAGAGATCag GCTGCATCACATTCCAGTACTCTTGAAGAAAAACCAA gatTTCCCAAATTGGAAGATTATGAAAAAGAACCCGGACAATTTTCTGAtagaaaaacttattaa